One region of Sphingomonas abietis genomic DNA includes:
- a CDS encoding M16 family metallopeptidase, whose product MNPRLHRLANGLTVAIDPMDGVETLAVGLYADVGSRSEAAHLTGLAHMVEHMVFKGAGDRGARAIAEAAEDVGGQLNAWTSRDTTVFHARLLPNDLALGVDLIADLIRAPHFAADELEREKQVVLAELGESRDAPDDIIFDHLAAASYPGQTYGRPVLGDEQTIAAIDVAALRRWLEEQYRPQGLVLAAAGKVDEDALLKLAEARFGDLAAGAPPAFDPARFGSGVVTDARRFDQVHVAFAHPGVDQRHGDAYALNLFASAAGGGMSSRLFQEVREERGLAYSVYAWSSAAADTGQLGVYCAAAKADAPRAFALSREVLARTAEELTEAELARAKAQAKAGLLMGLESVQARCDHLARQIQVHGRAVPVAETVAQIDGVDLAHARRAGAEAIGGGIATASVGGKLARVA is encoded by the coding sequence ATGAACCCCCGTCTCCACCGCCTCGCCAACGGCCTGACCGTCGCGATCGATCCCATGGACGGCGTCGAGACGCTCGCGGTCGGCCTCTATGCCGATGTCGGCAGCCGCTCGGAGGCGGCGCATCTCACCGGGCTTGCCCACATGGTCGAGCATATGGTGTTCAAAGGCGCGGGGGACCGTGGCGCGCGCGCGATCGCCGAGGCGGCCGAGGATGTCGGCGGCCAGCTCAACGCCTGGACCTCGCGCGACACCACCGTGTTCCACGCCCGCCTGCTGCCGAACGACCTCGCGCTCGGTGTCGACCTGATCGCCGACCTGATCCGCGCCCCGCATTTTGCCGCCGACGAGCTGGAGCGCGAGAAGCAGGTCGTGCTGGCCGAGCTGGGCGAATCGCGGGATGCGCCGGACGACATCATCTTCGATCATCTCGCCGCCGCTTCCTATCCGGGCCAGACCTATGGCCGCCCGGTGCTGGGCGACGAGCAGACGATCGCCGCCATCGACGTCGCCGCGCTGCGCCGCTGGCTGGAGGAGCAATATCGGCCGCAGGGCCTCGTCCTTGCCGCCGCCGGCAAGGTCGACGAGGATGCACTGCTGAAGCTGGCGGAGGCCCGCTTCGGTGATCTCGCCGCCGGTGCGCCGCCCGCCTTCGATCCGGCGCGCTTCGGATCGGGCGTCGTCACCGATGCTCGGCGTTTCGATCAGGTCCATGTCGCCTTCGCCCATCCCGGTGTCGATCAGCGCCACGGTGACGCCTATGCGCTCAACCTGTTCGCCAGCGCGGCCGGCGGCGGCATGTCGTCGCGGCTGTTCCAGGAGGTGCGCGAGGAGCGTGGCCTGGCCTATTCGGTCTATGCGTGGAGCTCGGCGGCGGCCGATACCGGCCAACTCGGCGTCTATTGCGCGGCGGCCAAGGCCGATGCGCCGCGCGCCTTCGCGCTCTCCCGCGAGGTGCTCGCCCGCACCGCCGAGGAACTGACCGAGGCCGAGCTTGCCCGCGCCAAGGCCCAGGCCAAGGCCGGGCTGCTGATGGGCCTCGAATCGGTGCAGGCGCGCTGCGATCATCTCGCCCGCCAGATCCAGGTCCATGGCCGCGCCGTGCCGGTGGCGGAGACGGTCGCGCAGATCGATGGTGTGGACCTCGCCCATGCCCGCCGCGCCGGCGCCGAGGCGATCGGCGGCGGCATCGCCACCGCCAGCGTCGGCGGCAAGCTCGCGCGGGTCGCGTAA
- a CDS encoding class I SAM-dependent methyltransferase, producing MKLETLITEPWPDYGLVDSGHGRKLERYGRFRFVRPEPQAMWAPAADDWKHDGEFVGASDEEGGGRWNLDRRVPRDWPLGWQDVKFHAANTPFRHLQFFPDMAPQWAWMRDRVADGDEVMNLFGYTGVGSLALAARGAKVTHVDASKKSVEQGKANAVLAGMADRPIRWMIDDAVKFTAREVRRERRYAGIMLDPPKFGRGPTGEVWRLEEGLPGLIADAVKLLGPESKFLVLTVYAVRMSALAIAELLRQATAHLGGTVEAGEMAVREEARGLLLPTAIFARWSGDQ from the coding sequence GTGAAGCTCGAAACGCTCATCACCGAGCCATGGCCCGATTACGGGCTGGTCGATTCGGGGCATGGCCGCAAGCTGGAGCGCTACGGCCGCTTCCGCTTCGTCCGGCCGGAGCCGCAGGCGATGTGGGCGCCGGCCGCAGACGACTGGAAGCATGACGGCGAGTTCGTCGGCGCGTCCGACGAGGAGGGCGGTGGCCGCTGGAACCTCGATCGGCGGGTGCCGAGGGATTGGCCGCTCGGCTGGCAGGACGTGAAGTTCCACGCCGCCAACACGCCGTTCCGCCACCTCCAATTCTTCCCCGACATGGCCCCGCAATGGGCGTGGATGCGCGATCGCGTGGCAGACGGCGACGAGGTGATGAACCTGTTCGGCTATACCGGCGTCGGCAGCCTCGCGCTGGCAGCCAGGGGCGCCAAGGTCACCCATGTCGATGCGTCGAAGAAGTCGGTCGAGCAGGGCAAGGCCAATGCGGTGCTGGCTGGTATGGCCGACAGGCCGATCCGCTGGATGATCGACGATGCCGTCAAGTTCACCGCGCGCGAGGTGCGGCGCGAGCGGCGCTATGCCGGGATCATGCTCGATCCGCCCAAGTTCGGGCGTGGCCCGACCGGCGAGGTCTGGCGGCTCGAGGAGGGATTGCCCGGCCTGATTGCCGATGCTGTGAAGCTGCTCGGCCCGGAATCGAAATTCCTCGTCCTCACCGTCTATGCGGTGCGGATGTCGGCGCTCGCCATCGCCGAGCTGCTGCGGCAGGCGACCGCGCATCTCGGCGGCACGGTCGAGGCCGGCGAGATGGCGGTGCGCGAAGAGGCCCGCGGCCTGCTGCTCCCCACCGCCATCTTCGCCCGCTGGTCAGGCGATCAGTAG